From one Verrucomicrobiota bacterium genomic stretch:
- a CDS encoding SCO family protein, giving the protein MNSDFMLDLKHLKMISTAVVAVAFVACTEQKQTFHVKGVIQELQPDGKTAVIKHEEIPGYMKAMTMPFEVKDAKELIGLKAGDVISFRMVVTKKEGWIEQLTKLSASSPTELPSRQTIRRVRDVEPLNVGDLLPEYHFTNELGQAVSTSQFKGQALALTFIFTSCPFPEFCPRMSNNFEETQKKLVSMPNAPTNWHLLTISFDPEVDTPAVLKAYAQRFQSDPRHWSFLTGDLIEITAITEQFGQQFWREKPTEPISHNLRTVVIDTQGRVQKIISENKWTSDELVAEIVKAAMVKP; this is encoded by the coding sequence ATGAATTCAGACTTTATGTTGGATTTGAAGCATCTAAAAATGATTTCGACAGCGGTTGTCGCGGTCGCGTTCGTCGCCTGCACAGAACAGAAACAGACCTTTCACGTCAAAGGCGTGATTCAAGAGCTTCAGCCGGATGGCAAAACGGCTGTGATCAAGCACGAGGAAATCCCCGGCTACATGAAGGCCATGACGATGCCGTTCGAAGTCAAAGATGCCAAAGAGTTGATTGGTTTGAAGGCTGGGGACGTGATTTCCTTTCGCATGGTGGTCACGAAGAAAGAAGGTTGGATTGAACAGCTGACCAAATTGAGCGCGTCGTCGCCGACGGAGTTGCCGTCGCGACAAACCATCCGGCGCGTGCGCGACGTCGAACCCTTGAACGTCGGTGATTTGCTGCCGGAATATCATTTCACCAATGAATTGGGACAGGCAGTCAGCACGAGCCAGTTCAAAGGGCAGGCGTTGGCGCTCACATTCATTTTTACGAGCTGCCCGTTCCCGGAGTTTTGTCCGCGGATGTCGAACAACTTTGAGGAGACGCAAAAAAAGTTGGTGTCGATGCCCAACGCCCCGACCAACTGGCATCTGCTGACGATTTCGTTTGATCCGGAGGTTGATACGCCGGCGGTGCTCAAAGCCTACGCGCAAAGATTCCAGTCCGACCCGCGCCACTGGAGTTTCCTGACCGGCGACTTGATCGAAATCACGGCTATCACGGAACAATTCGGCCAGCAATTCTGGCGGGAGAAACCCACCGAACCCATCAGCCACAATCTCCGCACAGTAGTGATCGACACGCAAGGCCGAGTGCAAAAGATCATTTCGGAAAATAAATGGACGAGCGATGAGTTGGTGGCGGAAATCGTGAAGGCGGCGATGGTCAAACCGTGA
- the mntR gene encoding transcriptional regulator MntR, producing the protein MPTPMSPSQSAEDYLERIHELIEEKGYARVVDIASSLKVKQASVTSMVQKLGEAGYLNYEKYRGLVLTNKGREVARKIQNRHATLSRFFSIFGLDAATQRRDIEGIEHHLSPATVEILADLAQFFEDQPNTLKVFRKSRKNSRQ; encoded by the coding sequence ATGCCGACGCCGATGTCACCAAGTCAAAGCGCAGAAGATTACCTGGAGCGCATCCATGAATTGATCGAGGAAAAGGGTTACGCCCGCGTCGTGGACATCGCCTCGTCGTTGAAGGTCAAGCAGGCGTCCGTCACCAGCATGGTGCAAAAACTCGGCGAGGCCGGCTATCTCAACTACGAAAAATATCGAGGCCTCGTGCTGACGAACAAAGGCCGCGAAGTCGCCCGCAAGATTCAAAACCGGCACGCCACGCTCTCCCGTTTCTTTTCCATTTTCGGTCTCGACGCGGCAACGCAACGTCGTGACATCGAAGGCATCGAGCATCATTTGAGTCCGGCCACGGTGGAAATCCTGGCGGATTTGGCGCAGTTCTTTGAAGATCAACCCAATACTTTGAAGGTCTTTCGGAAATCCCGGAAGAATTCCAGGCAGTAG
- a CDS encoding metallopeptidase family protein has product MRFDWEKLQSLALAEVNATLAALPLPLREKARKLPVTFERQPNRALQADGIESDTLGLFVGPEFADEESVPLPPQIILFLENIWELAERNEKTFCDEVHTTFLHELGHYLGLDEDELSERGLE; this is encoded by the coding sequence ATGCGCTTCGATTGGGAAAAATTGCAATCCCTCGCACTCGCTGAGGTGAATGCCACGTTGGCCGCGCTGCCGCTACCGCTTCGGGAAAAAGCGCGAAAGCTGCCGGTGACCTTCGAACGCCAACCGAACCGGGCGTTGCAAGCCGACGGCATCGAATCGGACACCTTGGGCCTGTTCGTTGGGCCGGAGTTCGCCGATGAGGAATCAGTCCCATTACCGCCGCAGATCATTCTGTTCCTCGAAAACATCTGGGAACTGGCCGAACGCAACGAGAAAACATTCTGCGACGAAGTTCACACCACGTTCCTGCACGAACTTGGACATTACCTTGGTTTGGATGAGGATGAACTGAGCGAGCGCGGGTTAGAGTAA
- a CDS encoding DMT family transporter: MDTTDTSTKAHPRSRFLWFFFLLALVNLMWAAQGTAVKFLEGKLGPIAITFLPFYVTTVLLVPLLICERRRNTGAATVTWADWGKFTAAGVGGQVLAQLGMTWGITKSLASNAAILNLLIPVITAVLASFMLRERITVLRIGCLLVGLAGVFLLSVEDLRQSSFLRTSYLSGNLLILVGCLGSSFYNVYCKGLLQRFQEIEILIFSYLTASVASLPLLVWVEPFQFSQLAALDWHGWTAFAFLAIFMYGLSMVLFFYVLQHLPVTVASASLYLVPVFGILLATGFLHEHLTAVALAGTAIVLISTIVIMKWDTSAV; this comes from the coding sequence ATGGACACGACTGACACTTCCACAAAAGCGCATCCCCGGTCTCGTTTCCTCTGGTTCTTTTTCCTGCTTGCGCTGGTGAACCTGATGTGGGCGGCGCAGGGCACAGCGGTCAAATTTCTCGAAGGCAAGCTTGGGCCGATCGCCATCACTTTCCTGCCGTTTTACGTCACCACAGTTTTGTTGGTCCCACTGCTGATCTGCGAGCGTCGGCGTAATACCGGCGCGGCCACCGTGACGTGGGCCGACTGGGGCAAGTTCACCGCCGCCGGGGTCGGCGGGCAGGTGCTGGCGCAACTCGGCATGACGTGGGGCATCACCAAATCACTGGCGTCGAACGCTGCCATCCTCAACTTGCTCATCCCGGTGATCACCGCCGTGCTTGCTTCGTTCATGCTGCGCGAACGAATCACGGTGCTTCGCATCGGCTGCCTGCTCGTTGGACTGGCCGGCGTCTTCCTGCTGTCGGTGGAGGACCTCAGGCAAAGTTCTTTCCTGCGCACGAGCTACCTGTCGGGCAATCTGCTGATCCTGGTCGGCTGCCTCGGCTCGTCATTTTACAACGTCTATTGCAAGGGATTGCTCCAACGTTTCCAGGAAATTGAAATCTTGATTTTCAGTTACCTCACCGCCTCGGTGGCCAGCCTGCCGCTGCTGGTCTGGGTGGAGCCGTTCCAGTTTTCGCAACTGGCCGCACTCGATTGGCACGGATGGACGGCCTTCGCTTTCCTTGCCATTTTTATGTACGGGCTTTCGATGGTGCTGTTCTTTTACGTGCTGCAACACCTGCCGGTGACGGTCGCCTCGGCGTCGCTTTACCTCGTGCCGGTGTTCGGGATTTTGCTGGCCACCGGATTCCTTCACGAGCACTTGACCGCAGTGGCGCTGGCCGGCACCGCTATTGTGCTCATCTCGACCATAGTGATCATGAAGTGGGACACGTCGGCGGTTTGA
- a CDS encoding galactokinase — protein sequence MNHFPNTVKGLRQEGRFFSPGLPIVCSRAPGRLDLMGGNDDYTGGLVFEATIREATWAAVQLRDDRRIVFWNPQVKSRNWREQAEFSLDDLTGDAEVRALVNRDSAMRWTAYVLGIFHLLKKRFPEKLSCGANVYIESDVPLNKGVSSSASIEVAVMKAAVGAYGIDLVGVELAEACQWVENVIAESACGIMDQITVVMGDEGCILPLLCQPCLPRPLVRLPAELQCWGFDSGVSHMVSGIEYEAARAGAFMGYKMICDAEGLEVRQDNSAQIPRWTDPRWNGYLANLSPSLFRSRYESRLPEKLSGADYLRAGQIHVDPFTTMRPEVIYRIRACTRYAVEENSRVHLFAELARGGVGFPQMGEIMYQSHYAYTECGLGCDATDLLVELVRAEGVASGLFGAKVTGGGAGGTVAVLSRKDARPAFDRVVNRYAEVRGITPYVFEASSMGADRYGVTVLES from the coding sequence ATGAATCACTTTCCGAATACGGTGAAGGGACTCAGGCAGGAAGGCCGTTTTTTTTCACCGGGGCTTCCCATCGTTTGCAGTCGCGCACCCGGACGTCTCGATCTCATGGGCGGCAATGACGATTACACGGGCGGGCTGGTGTTTGAAGCGACGATCCGCGAAGCCACCTGGGCGGCGGTCCAATTGCGCGATGACCGGCGCATTGTTTTCTGGAACCCGCAAGTGAAGTCTCGCAACTGGCGTGAGCAAGCCGAGTTTTCTCTCGACGATCTCACTGGTGATGCCGAGGTTCGCGCTCTGGTCAATCGCGATTCCGCAATGCGCTGGACGGCTTATGTCCTCGGCATTTTTCATCTGCTGAAGAAGCGCTTTCCGGAAAAACTCAGTTGCGGGGCGAACGTCTATATTGAATCCGATGTGCCGCTGAACAAAGGCGTCAGTTCCTCGGCTTCCATCGAGGTCGCGGTGATGAAAGCCGCCGTCGGCGCGTACGGCATCGATCTCGTCGGCGTCGAATTAGCCGAGGCGTGTCAGTGGGTGGAGAATGTCATTGCAGAGTCGGCCTGTGGCATCATGGATCAGATCACGGTCGTCATGGGTGACGAAGGCTGCATTCTGCCACTGCTCTGCCAACCGTGTCTGCCGCGACCGCTGGTGCGCCTGCCGGCAGAGTTGCAGTGCTGGGGCTTTGATTCCGGCGTCAGCCACATGGTTTCCGGCATTGAATACGAGGCGGCTCGCGCCGGCGCGTTCATGGGCTACAAGATGATCTGCGACGCGGAGGGCCTCGAAGTTCGCCAGGACAATTCCGCCCAGATCCCACGCTGGACGGACCCGCGCTGGAACGGTTACCTCGCCAACCTTTCGCCATCGCTGTTTCGGTCGCGCTACGAATCACGCTTGCCGGAGAAGCTCAGCGGCGCTGATTACTTGCGAGCTGGCCAAATCCATGTCGATCCGTTCACGACGATGCGCCCTGAAGTCATCTATCGCATTCGCGCTTGCACACGCTATGCGGTGGAGGAGAATTCCCGGGTGCATTTGTTCGCCGAACTCGCCCGCGGAGGAGTTGGTTTTCCGCAGATGGGCGAAATCATGTATCAATCGCACTACGCCTACACGGAATGCGGCCTGGGTTGCGACGCCACGGATTTGTTGGTGGAACTCGTCCGCGCCGAGGGTGTCGCCAGTGGATTGTTCGGCGCGAAAGTTACCGGTGGCGGCGCGGGTGGTACGGTCGCCGTGCTCAGCCGCAAGGACGCGCGCCCGGCGTTCGACCGCGTCGTGAACCGCTACGCCGAGGTGCGCGGCATCACGCCGTACGTTTTTGAAGCCAGTTCGATGGGTGCGGACCGTTACGGCGTCACCGTTTTGGAATCCTGA